Below is a window of Herbiconiux aconitum DNA.
ACCGCCGTTCTGGTCGAGCTCGATCACCGTGTCGATGCCCAGGCGTCGGAGGAACGCGTGGTCGTGGCTCACCACCAGCACCGCACCCCGGTAGGCGTCCAACGCCTCGGCGAGCTGCGCGACGCTCGCGATGTCGAGATTGTTCGTGGGCTCGTCGAGGATGAGCAGCTGAGCGGGCGGGTCGGCCAGGAACAGCTTGGCGAGGCTGACCCGGAATCGTTCGCCGCCCGACAGCGAGCCGACCGGCCGGTCGACGGCCGCGCCACGGATCAGCAGGCGCGCCAACTGGTTGCGGATGTCGCCGGGTGCCGACTTCGGGGCAGCCTCCCGCACGTTCTCCAGGGCCGAGCGCGCGTCGTCGAGGCCGTCGAGCCGCTGCGGCAAGTAGCCGAACCGCTCGGTGGCCAGGGTTCCGGTGACCCGGCCATGCGCGGCCAGGGCCTCGAGTGCTCCGTCGGTGCGGGCGTGCGCTGATGCACCGCCGCCGACCAGCTGCTCGAGCAACGTCGTCTTCCCCGCGCCGTTCGGCCCGATGACCGCCACACGCTCCGGCCCTTGGATGATGATCGTGTGCTCGCCGTCGGTCAACTCCGCCACACGGCGCCCGCGTGGCACGTCCGGATCGGGCAGGGTGAGGTGGATGTGCTCCTCGTCGCGCACCCGGCTGGCGGCCGCATCGACCGCGGCCTGCGCCGACTGCACCTTGTCGTCGAGGGTGGACCGCATCGACCCGGCCGAGGCCTGCGCTCTGCTGGCCCGGGCGCCGGCGAGGATCTTCGGGATGCCGCCGCTCGCCTGCGTCTGCTTCGCGGTACGTGCCCGTTGGGCCAGCTTCGACTCGGCCTCCAGACGCGTCTTCTTCTCGACCTTCAACGTCTGCTGAGCGCTCTTCGCGGCTTGGGCGGCAGCGGCCTGCTCCTGCTCGAGATGCTCGGTGAACTGGCTGTAGGGCCCGCCGAACACGTCGAGCCGGCCGGAGTACAGCTCCGCCGTGGCATCCATGTGTTCGAGCAATTCGAGGTCGTGACTCACGACGACGAGGGTGCCCGACCAGGTGTCGACGAAGGCGGCGAGTTTGGCGCGGGTGTCGCGGTCGAGGTTGTTCGTGGGTTCGTCGAGGAGGGTGATCGGTGTGTGACGGATGCGCAGACCGGTGATGGCGATCAGCATCGCCTCCCCGCCCGAGACCTCACCGACGCTCCGACCGAGGTCGGCAGCCGAGAAGCCGATCTCGTGCAGGGCCTCATCGGCCCGGGACTCGATGTCCCAGTCGTCGCCCACCACGTCGAAGTGCCGCACGTCGACGTCGCCGCCCTCGATCGCCTTCAGCGACGACAACACCTCGTCGATCCCGAGAAGCGAGGCGACGGTGGCGTGCTGACCGAGCGTGAGCGTCTGAGGAAGGTAGCCGACGCCGCCGACGGTGTCGATACGCCCGGACGTCGGGGTGAGGATGCCCGCGACCAGACGCAGCAGTGTCGACTTGCCGGCGCCGTTCTGGCCGACGAGGCCCGTGCGGCCGGTCGTGAGGGTGCCGTTCAGGCCCTGCAAGGCGGGCGTGCCGTCGGGCCAACTGAACGAGAGGTTGTGAAAGGTGATGGCGGATTGCGTGGACATGATGAGATCGCCGAATTCTGCCCGTCATCGGGCCGAGAAGGAACAGGGAACAGAGCTGTGCCGTCGCATCGGTGGAGCCACCGTGCGTCGGTGGCTACGCTCTGTCGACCTCGATATCCATGCCCACCATCATAAGTCACCGCTCCGGATTCTTTCCGGTCACCCTCGCGCACCCCGACCAGCTCGCCGAGGTCGTCGCCTGATCACCGTGCCGTCAGACGCGTTGGTCGCGCTCGAAGAGCCAGAGGTTCCAGTCGGCGAACTCGTCGACGGTCATCAGTTCCGCGTCGTCGACGAGGGTCACGAAGGCCGCGACGTCCAATCGACCGCCGCTCACCTCGATGCGGGAGCCGTCGCGGATGCGCACGACGGATCTCTCGCCGAAGGCCTCCAGCAACCACGTGTCGTCGTCGATCTGCTCGCAGGAGTTCGAGGGGGAGCCGCCGGCGTCAGGATTGAGGATCCAGCCGCAGACCTCACTCGGGATGCTCTGCCCCGCGATGAGTGGCGACGTGCTGATGGTGATGTCGTCGTCACCGACCTGGTAGTCGTCGCGCACCGGCTCGTCGGGATCGCGAGCGATCCTGACCTCGGTGCGGTAGTCGGTCGGGAGCACGATCTGCACGCTGTAGCCCGCCACCGCATACGGTCTCGTGAACAGCTCGTTGCGCCGGGCGATCTCGGCCGCATCGTCGGCCGTTCGCTGCTCGCTCTGCTGCACCTGTGCGTTCGCGAAAGGGATCGAGACCACCGCCACCTGAGCGACGACGGCGAGGATGCCGACCACCCGTGCGAGTCGAGGCAGCACGATCAGACTGGTCACCCCGGCAGCGATGCCGAGCGTGAGAGGCAGCATCGGAACTCCTCCGAGGAGAGAGACCGCTGCTTCGGAGACGCTGACGGTCACCCCGAACGCAACGAGGGTCGCCGCGAGGAGGATGTTCCACGCGATGCTGGCACGACCGGTGGTCGCTCGGGTGATCGCGGCGATCACGACCACGTAGAGCACCGGAATGGCCACCACCACGACGATCAGAACTGCGACGTCGGAAAAGGCCCCGACCAGAAGGCCCCAGACAGCGATCTGCGCCCAGAGGGCGGTCACGATTCCGATGATCAGCGGGTGCAGGTATCGCAGGGCCGGGGCGGGGGCTTTCGCCTCCGCGATCTTCACATCCACTCGAGCCCCCGTCGATCAACGATGAACCGACTGTACGAGCACACCCATGCCCGCGGCGGAATGTGCCGCCGTCCCAGCGTGTCCGGACCGCGCGGGGCGAGAATGGCGGGGGGCACCGCAGAAGAGGAGATCGCAATGCACATAGTCACCGTGGGAGGCACCGGAACCACCGGGGTGCCCCTGGTCAACGACCTGCTCGGCGCCGGGGTGCACGTGAAAGTGCTGACCCGGGATGCCGCCCGTGCTCGCGAGGTGCTCCACGACTCCGACCTGCTGACGCTCGCCACCCCCGACTTCGCCGACGCCGAAGCCGTGGCGGGGGAGATGCGGGGCGCCGACGCCGCATTCGTCGCGATGCTCGCTCTGGGGCCCGACGGCGAGACCTCGAGGCGGGTTCTGACCGCCGCACACGAGGCCGGTGTGCCGTATGTGCTCCGCATCTCGGTGCTCAGCGCGTCACCGACATCACTCGCCCTCAACCAGCGAAGCCACGCCGCGATCGACGAGTTCGCCGCCTCACTCGCCTTCGCCTACACGGCCCTCCGCCCGGCCTTGTTCATGACATCCGTTCTCGCCGTCGCCGCCGACATCAGGGCGACCGGCTCCTGGTCGCAATCGGCGACGACCGGCCGCAACCCCCTCGTCGACCCGCTCGACGTGTCGCTGGTGGCAGCCCGGATCCTCCGGAGACCCGAGCTCCGAGACCCCGTCATCGAGGTCACCGGGCCGCAGATCCTCTCCTGGCCGGATGTCGCGGAGATCCTGACGGGGGTGCTCGGAAAGCCCGTGTCGTACGTGCCGATTCCCGAAGACACGATGCTCTCGCGTCTGGCCGACAAAGGTGTGCCCGAGCTGATGCGAGAGGTGGCCGCCTCCCGCGACCAGGCCAACGATGCCGGCGAGAACGATCGACTCAGCTCCGCGGTGATGTCGATCCTCGGGCGGCCGCCCCGCGACCTCGGGTCGTATCTGCGCGATCACCGGAGCTCATTCCAGTGACATCGGCGCCGTTCAGGTGATTCCCGCCGCCCGTAGGAGGTCGACGCCGATCGGCCCCGGGTTGTACGCCACCTCCCAGCGGAAGCCGTCGGGGTCGGAGAAGTAGCCGGAGTATCCGCCCCACTCCCGCTCCTCGGCGCGACTGACGAGCGCTCCGGCGGCAGCTGCGGCAGCCAGCACCTGGTCGACGCCGCCTCGATCGGGCATGTTGTGCGCGAGCGTGAGGGGCGGGATGCCGGGACCGGTCTGGATCGGCCCGACTTCCGCCTCGAACTGCGATGCGCTCCACAGCGACAGCGTCACCATCGGGGCGACACGGAAGAACATCACCTCGCCCGGCGACTCGAACTCAGGCTCCCAGCCCAAGCCGTCGACGTAGAACCGACGGGTGGCCGCGACCTCCGCGACGGCGAGGGTGATGAAGGTGACACGGGCATCCATGACGACGTCTCCTCGGGGTGATGTGTTCGTTCACCGCGCGCAGCGGAAACCGATGTGGGTCATGGACGTGTCGTCCGACTGCGGCGAGCGTGCGGCGGGGCGATAGCGCAAACAGTACTCGGGCGAGCACAGATGCGAGCCGCCCTTCAGCACCCGGCGCGGCTCCTCCTCGGCGACCGGCAGCGCGAGGTCGGGTCGCAGACCGCGCTCGGGCGGCTGCGCATCCGCTGGCTGGTGCCGCGAGGTGTAGAGATCGCTGGTCCATTCCCAGACGTTGCCGGTCATGTCGAACAGCCCGAATGCGTTGGGCGGGAAGGTGCCGACCGGAGAGGTGCCGACCCAGCCGGCAGCGCCCGTGTTGAGAAAGGGGAACCGCCCTTGCCAGTGGTTCGCCCGGAGGTCGTCGGCCGAGTCGGGATCGTCGCCCCACGCGAACGCCGCACCGTCGATGCCGCCGCGAGCGGCGTACTCCCATTCCGCCTCGGTGGGGAGCCGCTTGCCCGCCCAGGTGGCGAAGGCGCTCGCATCGCGAAAGGCCACTTGAACCACCGGATGCTCGAGCCGGTCGTCGATCCGGCTGCCCGGCCCGAACGGCTCGTTCCAGCGGGCTCCCGGCACCCAGGCCCACCACTGGCGCCAATCGTGCAGATCGACGGGCCCCCGGGTCGGGGTGAACACCATCGCCCCTGGTGCTCGCTCCTCGTCGCTGAGCGTCGGAAAGACGGCGGCGTCGAGCGGTTCCTCGGCCACGGTGACGTAGCCCGTGGCTTCGACGAACTCGGCGAACTCCCGATTGGTGACCGGATGCTCGTCGAGGGCGAACGAAGCGATCGTGCGTGCGTGCACCGGGCCCTCGTCGGCGTAGAAGGCGGTGGAACCCATCCGGAAGGTGCCGCCCGGCAGGTCGATCATGGTCACGAGGGCGTTTCGGTCCAAGGGAGCTTCGCCATGAGATCCCTTCATTGTCTGATGCCGACCCTAGTGAGCCCCCAGCACCCGCCGCAACCGAAATCCGCGCACTGTCCTCGCGCGCGCCGGCCCGTGTCTAACGAGCCACGAGTGTCGACTGGATGCGCGCTGCCACTGCCTCGCGAAGGGGGCGCACAGCATCCGTGTCCCACGCCTCCGGGTTCGGGAACGACCATTCCAGCACCTCGCCGCGAGGGGTCGACGGCAGGGTGAGGCCAGGCTTCATCAGCACCACGACGTCGGCCTCCTCGAGGTCGGCGGGCGTCACGGCGCGGGGCACGTTGGCCGAGATGTCGACACCCAGTTCCGCGACTGTCGCGGCAACCGCCGGATTCACCTCATCGGCAGGCGAGAGCC
It encodes the following:
- a CDS encoding ABC-F family ATP-binding cassette domain-containing protein; amino-acid sequence: MSTQSAITFHNLSFSWPDGTPALQGLNGTLTTGRTGLVGQNGAGKSTLLRLVAGILTPTSGRIDTVGGVGYLPQTLTLGQHATVASLLGIDEVLSSLKAIEGGDVDVRHFDVVGDDWDIESRADEALHEIGFSAADLGRSVGEVSGGEAMLIAITGLRIRHTPITLLDEPTNNLDRDTRAKLAAFVDTWSGTLVVVSHDLELLEHMDATAELYSGRLDVFGGPYSQFTEHLEQEQAAAAQAAKSAQQTLKVEKKTRLEAESKLAQRARTAKQTQASGGIPKILAGARASRAQASAGSMRSTLDDKVQSAQAAVDAAASRVRDEEHIHLTLPDPDVPRGRRVAELTDGEHTIIIQGPERVAVIGPNGAGKTTLLEQLVGGGASAHARTDGALEALAAHGRVTGTLATERFGYLPQRLDGLDDARSALENVREAAPKSAPGDIRNQLARLLIRGAAVDRPVGSLSGGERFRVSLAKLFLADPPAQLLILDEPTNNLDIASVAQLAEALDAYRGAVLVVSHDHAFLRRLGIDTVIELDQNGGLRRRSELP
- a CDS encoding NmrA family NAD(P)-binding protein — encoded protein: MHIVTVGGTGTTGVPLVNDLLGAGVHVKVLTRDAARAREVLHDSDLLTLATPDFADAEAVAGEMRGADAAFVAMLALGPDGETSRRVLTAAHEAGVPYVLRISVLSASPTSLALNQRSHAAIDEFAASLAFAYTALRPALFMTSVLAVAADIRATGSWSQSATTGRNPLVDPLDVSLVAARILRRPELRDPVIEVTGPQILSWPDVAEILTGVLGKPVSYVPIPEDTMLSRLADKGVPELMREVAASRDQANDAGENDRLSSAVMSILGRPPRDLGSYLRDHRSSFQ
- a CDS encoding VOC family protein; translated protein: MDARVTFITLAVAEVAATRRFYVDGLGWEPEFESPGEVMFFRVAPMVTLSLWSASQFEAEVGPIQTGPGIPPLTLAHNMPDRGGVDQVLAAAAAAGALVSRAEEREWGGYSGYFSDPDGFRWEVAYNPGPIGVDLLRAAGIT
- a CDS encoding formylglycine-generating enzyme family protein, translating into MIDLPGGTFRMGSTAFYADEGPVHARTIASFALDEHPVTNREFAEFVEATGYVTVAEEPLDAAVFPTLSDEERAPGAMVFTPTRGPVDLHDWRQWWAWVPGARWNEPFGPGSRIDDRLEHPVVQVAFRDASAFATWAGKRLPTEAEWEYAARGGIDGAAFAWGDDPDSADDLRANHWQGRFPFLNTGAAGWVGTSPVGTFPPNAFGLFDMTGNVWEWTSDLYTSRHQPADAQPPERGLRPDLALPVAEEEPRRVLKGGSHLCSPEYCLRYRPAARSPQSDDTSMTHIGFRCAR
- a CDS encoding arsenate-mycothiol transferase ArsC, yielding MTTTPTVLFICQHNAGRSQLGAALLDHLAGDRFTATSAGLSPADEVNPAVAATVAELGVDISANVPRAVTPADLEEADVVVLMKPGLTLPSTPRGEVLEWSFPNPEAWDTDAVRPLREAVAARIQSTLVAR